One window from the genome of Breoghania sp. L-A4 encodes:
- the fdhD gene encoding formate dehydrogenase accessory sulfurtransferase FdhD, whose product MSMAEDITPHTSSTRRIRTVSWNRPAPPSGLRAVPEETAVALTYNGSTHAVMMATPCDLEDYAYGFSLTEGQIQAPSQIRSIDVIVLNEGIDVRIWLDADTAAQLRDRRRRIAGPTGCGLCGIESLSEAVPRPARVQGDARVTAADIMAAQRAMVAGQTLHAETSAVHAAALWTPSGGLLAIREDVGRHNALDKLVGALSRAGPRAHGGMLLLTSRVSVEMVQKAAVLGSPVLVAVSAPTALAVRTAEAAGITIVAMARDDGFEVFSHPHRIVPE is encoded by the coding sequence ATGAGCATGGCAGAAGACATCACACCCCACACGTCCTCCACCCGCAGGATCAGGACCGTGAGCTGGAACCGGCCCGCCCCGCCCTCGGGGTTGCGCGCGGTTCCCGAAGAGACCGCCGTCGCGCTCACCTACAACGGCTCCACCCACGCGGTGATGATGGCCACGCCCTGCGATCTGGAGGACTACGCCTATGGCTTCAGCCTCACCGAGGGGCAGATCCAGGCCCCGTCGCAGATCCGGTCCATCGACGTGATCGTGCTCAATGAGGGCATCGACGTGCGCATCTGGCTCGACGCCGACACCGCGGCGCAACTCCGCGACAGGCGCAGGCGCATCGCCGGGCCCACCGGATGCGGACTGTGCGGCATCGAGAGCCTGAGCGAAGCCGTGCCGCGGCCCGCCCGGGTGCAGGGCGACGCGCGCGTCACCGCCGCCGACATCATGGCCGCGCAACGCGCCATGGTCGCCGGCCAGACGCTGCACGCGGAAACCAGCGCAGTGCATGCCGCCGCCCTGTGGACGCCGAGCGGCGGACTGCTGGCGATCCGCGAGGACGTGGGCCGGCACAATGCGCTCGACAAGCTCGTTGGCGCGCTGTCGCGCGCCGGGCCGCGCGCCCACGGCGGCATGCTGCTGCTGACCAGCCGGGTGTCGGTGGAGATGGTGCAAAAGGCCGCCGTGCTCGGCAGCCCGGTGCTTGTCGCCGTCTCAGCCCCCACCGCGCTTGCGGTGCGCACGGCGGAAGCCGCCGGCATCACGATTGTGGCGATGGCGCGGGACGATGGCTTCGAGGTGTTCTCCCATCCCCATCGCATCGTACCGGAGTGA
- a CDS encoding translocation/assembly module TamB domain-containing protein, which produces MRRISKILILLLLVVVALPAALVAVLFTRPGGALLARVVSSSASTPQAGIDVSAIRLDWDGLARIDSVTMTDARGRWLSAEGIEMQWHPLALLRGAVKVDRLSVSAIAVERKPVAAETAEASGGGLPAIPVDVDVDALRINDISLGAEIAGAPVRLFADGSLHLRASELTGSLKIQRDDDIAGRLDADVAFQPDQRTLRFSLRASEPGGGVIARLLDIGALPAIDVRLEGDGPLDNWRSDLTIALDDVPTVTGRATLEETADENRQLRFALDGQLARLLPEGIRPLFAGSTTARGDIRLDSGFSPLDGVVEAETDGFSLNGTADLAADALTADLTAALKTPVSLTLSDQSLALETLTITARADGTLDAANWSAVIEGSGIETPQARLVKLTATARGRDARLRAGDRHIPALVDIAADIDAPGNPRLAALSGPAKASADLVLGTDGALDIHTLTVAAPGLTAALDGTYALDSARIKGTLAAADLAPYSALAGRPLGGAVQLSYDATATPKDGAATFAFDAQGQDLLLGVAQLDALLGGPSQMSGTLTRTAEGALSVRDVTLETPALRAALEADSDLTEITANLSAEVKTLGRLDPRMTGSLSLEASAEGPLDAPKVTATVTGDGVTLGGEAVEDLTLESALTASLTKPSGTIELAARLRGQPLTGSATLSSDETGVRRINDIALATGSTRLSGNLALAPDNTPSGTLDFASPDLSEIAPLLLQSLSGALNAHVEIVQDQGETTARMTANASKVERAGLRIGQADLSATVTGLLTTPHADGTLTASGIRSGATIIESIEASATGTADGTDFKASADLGRGDLALTGNLARTADGITLTLSEGGGQYQGLKTSLSGPAKAVIGNDGRTTIETVSLALGSGFATISGTAGDTLDVKVKLDAVPVALVNAVAPGFGLAGSLSGSASVTGAASDPTAQWSVRWSDVSASAVAGFGLPATTLNSEGQFKANTVTHTTVLGVGSSGTMTAKGSVALADAPRLDMTVTGTLPFAIAQRTLTRSGLRLDGAAALDLRIGGTAASPAISGTITTRDATAVSLNTGLVVTGLSATAQLSRDQIEITSLAGKIGGGGTLAASGTIGIGGGMPANVSLKIDDGTYTDGRIVTARIDADLTLSGPLATTPSIGGNIAVKRADITIPQAMATTLAPVSVEHVNAPGDVARQAATLRKGPKDNAAGGVNLDLTVNAPGQIYVRGRGLQAELGGRIRITGTTANPVSSGAFTLRNGTLSLLSRLLTFTRGTITFFGSFDPQLDFAATTTANSATVTVTVAGTASDPKVEFSSSPDYPQEEILALLLFDQNLSGLSATQIAQLASAVASLGGADPLDKLRKSLGVDTINITTDESNNTAVELRKKVSDNVSLGVQQGSQAGSSRVTVDIDVTKNLRARGETDANGGTKAGIFFEKEY; this is translated from the coding sequence ATGCGCCGAATCTCAAAAATCCTGATTCTCCTGCTGCTTGTCGTGGTCGCTCTGCCGGCCGCGCTGGTCGCTGTGCTGTTTACCCGGCCCGGCGGCGCCCTGCTGGCGCGCGTTGTCAGTTCCAGCGCGTCGACGCCGCAGGCCGGCATCGACGTCAGTGCCATCCGGCTCGACTGGGATGGTCTTGCCCGCATCGACAGCGTCACCATGACCGATGCCCGGGGCCGCTGGCTCAGCGCCGAGGGCATCGAGATGCAGTGGCATCCGCTTGCGCTGCTGCGCGGCGCCGTCAAGGTGGACCGGCTCTCGGTCTCCGCGATCGCGGTGGAGCGCAAGCCCGTCGCCGCGGAGACGGCGGAGGCCAGCGGCGGCGGACTTCCGGCCATCCCCGTCGATGTGGATGTCGACGCGCTGCGCATCAATGATATTTCCCTGGGCGCGGAGATCGCCGGCGCGCCGGTGCGGCTGTTTGCCGACGGATCCCTGCATCTGCGCGCCTCCGAGCTGACCGGATCGCTGAAAATCCAGCGCGACGACGACATCGCCGGACGGCTGGACGCCGATGTGGCGTTCCAGCCCGATCAGCGGACCTTGCGCTTTTCCCTGCGCGCCAGCGAGCCCGGCGGCGGCGTGATCGCGCGGCTGCTGGACATCGGCGCGCTGCCGGCCATCGACGTACGGCTTGAGGGCGACGGACCGCTCGACAACTGGCGTTCGGATCTGACAATCGCGCTCGACGACGTGCCGACGGTGACCGGGCGGGCAACGCTGGAGGAGACGGCTGACGAAAACCGCCAGTTGCGCTTCGCGCTCGACGGGCAACTGGCCCGCCTGCTGCCCGAGGGCATCCGTCCGCTGTTCGCCGGCAGCACCACGGCGCGCGGCGACATACGCCTGGATTCGGGATTTTCCCCGCTCGACGGCGTGGTGGAGGCCGAAACGGATGGCTTTTCGCTCAACGGCACCGCCGATCTCGCGGCCGACGCGCTCACCGCCGATCTGACCGCCGCGCTCAAGACGCCCGTCTCGCTGACGCTGTCGGACCAGAGCCTCGCGCTCGAAACGCTGACGATCACCGCCAGGGCCGACGGCACGCTGGATGCGGCCAACTGGAGCGCCGTGATCGAGGGCAGCGGCATCGAGACGCCGCAAGCGCGTCTGGTAAAGCTGACGGCGACCGCGCGCGGCCGCGACGCCCGCCTGCGCGCCGGGGACCGCCATATCCCGGCGCTCGTCGACATCGCCGCCGACATCGACGCCCCCGGAAATCCGCGGCTTGCGGCGCTGTCCGGACCGGCGAAGGCCTCCGCCGATCTGGTGCTGGGCACCGATGGCGCTTTGGACATCCACACGCTCACCGTCGCAGCGCCCGGTCTCACCGCCGCGCTCGACGGCACCTATGCTCTCGACAGCGCCCGGATCAAGGGCACGCTCGCGGCCGCCGATCTCGCGCCCTATTCCGCGCTGGCCGGCCGGCCGCTTGGTGGCGCGGTGCAGCTTTCCTATGACGCCACAGCGACCCCGAAGGATGGCGCGGCGACCTTCGCCTTCGACGCCCAAGGGCAGGATCTGTTGCTCGGCGTTGCGCAACTCGACGCGCTGCTGGGCGGTCCCTCGCAGATGAGCGGCACGCTGACCCGCACGGCGGAGGGCGCGCTGTCGGTGCGCGACGTGACGCTTGAGACGCCAGCGCTGCGGGCAGCGCTTGAAGCCGACAGCGATCTCACCGAGATAACGGCAAACCTGAGCGCCGAGGTGAAGACGCTTGGGCGGCTCGATCCGCGCATGACGGGCAGCCTGTCGCTGGAGGCCAGCGCCGAAGGTCCGCTCGACGCGCCGAAGGTCACCGCGACCGTGACCGGCGACGGCGTGACGCTGGGCGGCGAGGCGGTGGAGGATCTGACGCTTGAGAGCGCGCTGACGGCCTCGCTCACGAAGCCCTCGGGCACCATCGAGCTGGCGGCCCGGCTGCGCGGACAGCCGCTGACCGGCAGCGCCACACTGTCATCGGACGAGACCGGCGTGCGCCGCATCAACGACATCGCGCTGGCTACCGGCAGCACCCGGCTGTCCGGCAACCTCGCGCTGGCTCCTGACAACACGCCATCGGGCACGCTGGACTTTGCCTCGCCGGATCTTTCCGAGATCGCGCCGCTGCTGCTGCAGAGCCTGTCGGGCGCGCTCAACGCCCATGTGGAGATCGTCCAGGATCAGGGCGAGACAACCGCCCGGATGACCGCCAACGCCAGCAAGGTGGAGCGCGCGGGTCTGCGCATCGGCCAGGCGGATCTTTCGGCCACCGTCACCGGCCTGCTCACCACGCCGCATGCGGACGGCACGCTCACCGCGAGCGGCATCCGCTCGGGCGCGACGATCATCGAAAGCATCGAGGCGAGTGCGACAGGCACGGCGGACGGCACCGATTTCAAGGCCAGCGCCGATCTCGGCCGCGGCGATCTGGCGCTCACCGGCAATCTGGCGCGCACTGCCGATGGCATCACGCTGACGCTGAGCGAAGGCGGCGGCCAGTACCAGGGGCTGAAAACCAGCCTCTCCGGCCCGGCGAAGGCAGTGATCGGCAACGACGGCCGCACGACCATCGAGACGGTCTCCCTGGCGCTCGGCTCCGGGTTCGCGACGATCTCCGGCACCGCCGGCGACACGCTGGACGTGAAGGTGAAACTCGACGCGGTGCCGGTGGCGCTCGTCAACGCGGTGGCGCCCGGCTTCGGCCTTGCCGGCAGCCTGTCGGGCAGCGCCAGCGTCACGGGCGCGGCGAGCGACCCGACGGCGCAATGGTCGGTGCGCTGGAGCGATGTCTCCGCCAGTGCCGTCGCCGGCTTCGGCCTGCCCGCGACCACCCTCAACAGCGAGGGACAGTTCAAGGCAAACACCGTCACCCACACAACGGTGCTGGGTGTCGGTTCCTCGGGAACCATGACGGCGAAGGGCAGCGTCGCGCTTGCCGATGCGCCGCGCCTCGACATGACGGTGACCGGCACGCTGCCGTTTGCGATCGCCCAGCGCACGCTGACCCGATCCGGTCTGCGGCTGGACGGCGCCGCGGCGCTCGATCTGCGCATCGGCGGCACCGCGGCAAGCCCGGCGATCAGCGGCACGATCACGACCCGTGACGCAACCGCCGTCAGCCTCAACACCGGCCTTGTGGTCACGGGGCTTTCGGCCACCGCGCAGCTCTCAAGGGATCAGATCGAGATCACCAGCCTCGCCGGCAAGATCGGCGGCGGCGGCACGCTGGCGGCCTCGGGGACAATCGGCATCGGCGGCGGCATGCCGGCCAATGTGTCGTTGAAGATCGACGACGGCACCTACACCGACGGGCGGATCGTCACCGCACGCATCGACGCGGATCTCACGCTCAGCGGACCGCTCGCGACGACCCCGAGCATCGGCGGCAACATTGCCGTCAAGCGCGCGGACATCACCATTCCTCAAGCCATGGCGACCACGCTGGCGCCCGTGTCGGTGGAGCACGTGAACGCGCCGGGCGACGTGGCGCGTCAGGCGGCCACCCTGCGCAAGGGCCCCAAGGACAACGCCGCGGGCGGCGTCAATCTGGATCTCACCGTCAACGCGCCGGGACAGATCTATGTGCGCGGACGCGGGCTGCAGGCCGAGCTCGGCGGCCGCATCCGCATCACCGGCACCACGGCCAATCCGGTCTCCAGCGGCGCCTTCACTCTGCGCAACGGCACCTTGTCGCTGCTCTCGCGGCTGCTGACGTTCACCCGGGGCACGATCACGTTTTTCGGCAGCTTCGATCCGCAGCTCGACTTCGCGGCCACGACCACCGCCAATTCGGCCACCGTCACCGTGACGGTGGCGGGCACGGCGTCCGATCCGAAGGTCGAGTTCTCCTCCTCGCCGGACTATCCGCAGGAAGAGATCCTGGCGCTGCTGCTGTTCGACCAGAACCTGTCCGGCCTGTCGGCGACCCAGATCGCCCAGCTGGCGAGCGCGGTGGCCAGCCTCGGCGGCGCCGATCCGCTGGACAAGCTGCGCAAGAGCCTTGGCGTGGACACCATCAACATCACCACCGACGAGAGCAACAACACCGCCGTGGAGCTGCGCAAGAAGGTCAGCGACAATGTCTCGCTCGGCGTCCAGCAAGGCTCGCAGGCCGGCTCCAGCCGTGTCACCGTCGACATCGACGTGACCAAGAACCTGCGCGCGCGCGGCGAGACCGACGCCAACGGCGGCACCAAGGCCGGCATCTTCTTCGAAAAGGAGTACTGA
- a CDS encoding type II toxin-antitoxin system RelE/ParE family toxin: MAWTINFHDSFADEFDRLAEDVKIELMAMVILLAEFGPQLSRPHADTLKGSRHANMKELRFRADNGAWRVAYAFDPERKAILLVAGDKSGVSEKRFYKQLLATADQRLGDHLARLKGQTP; encoded by the coding sequence ATGGCCTGGACCATCAATTTCCATGACAGCTTCGCCGATGAATTCGATCGCTTGGCGGAGGACGTGAAAATTGAACTCATGGCAATGGTCATATTGCTCGCCGAATTCGGTCCGCAACTGAGCCGTCCGCATGCCGACACCCTCAAGGGATCAAGGCACGCCAACATGAAGGAACTGCGCTTCAGGGCCGATAACGGCGCTTGGCGTGTCGCCTATGCCTTTGACCCGGAGCGAAAAGCCATTCTTCTGGTCGCGGGCGACAAATCCGGTGTGAGCGAAAAACGCTTTTACAAACAACTTCTGGCAACCGCCGATCAGCGGCTTGGTGACCATTTGGCTCGACTAAAAGGACAAACACCATGA
- a CDS encoding XRE family transcriptional regulator: MTISADDVFKKHMTATQRKKAKARSDELIAEYKTLQELRKARALTQVRLAEILGVTQDNVSRIEKRSDVLLSTLRSYIEAMGGELDLVVTFPDHAPVHLKTLSDLNETPPR; the protein is encoded by the coding sequence ATGACGATATCCGCCGATGACGTTTTCAAAAAACATATGACCGCCACCCAGCGGAAGAAGGCGAAAGCGCGTTCGGACGAGCTGATCGCGGAATACAAGACCTTGCAGGAACTCCGCAAGGCGCGCGCGCTGACGCAAGTGCGCTTGGCGGAGATTCTGGGCGTGACCCAGGACAACGTCTCCCGCATCGAAAAGCGTTCCGATGTCCTGCTCTCGACCTTGCGCAGCTACATCGAAGCCATGGGCGGAGAGCTTGATCTGGTCGTGACATTTCCCGATCACGCGCCGGTGCATCTCAAGACCTTGAGCGATCTCAACGAAACGCCACCGCGCTGA
- a CDS encoding formate dehydrogenase subunit delta → MSPEKLVYMANQIATFFHSKPHDEAVAGVAAHINSFWEPRMRAQFFALIASGEAGFDPLVLEAAPSIRKVSAPRPMPEPV, encoded by the coding sequence ATGTCGCCTGAGAAACTCGTCTATATGGCCAACCAGATCGCGACGTTCTTCCACTCCAAGCCGCACGACGAGGCGGTGGCCGGGGTGGCGGCTCACATTAACAGCTTCTGGGAGCCGCGCATGCGGGCCCAGTTCTTCGCGCTGATCGCGAGCGGCGAGGCGGGCTTCGATCCGCTGGTGCTGGAGGCGGCCCCGAGCATCCGCAAGGTGAGCGCGCCACGGCCGATGCCCGAGCCCGTGTGA
- a CDS encoding molecular chaperone TorD family protein produces the protein MEAPAGALETAVSVDARADHYRLLARLLSGPARPELFGTLRATGGDPLGDAFADLHARAAALGDEAVACEHRALFAARPQPRLMPYASFYRNGHLFGRALAELRIDLARMGIARNGDPTEPEDHVANLSMIMAGLIAGRVGSVPVRAQAAFFARHIEPWAPKFLDDLEAAEGADFYAAVARFGRAFLAGEAAIGQNSGP, from the coding sequence ATGGAGGCGCCCGCCGGTGCGCTTGAAACCGCTGTGAGCGTGGACGCGCGCGCCGATCACTACCGGCTGCTGGCGAGACTGTTGAGCGGTCCCGCGCGGCCGGAGCTTTTCGGCACCCTGCGCGCGACCGGCGGCGATCCCCTGGGTGACGCGTTCGCGGATCTGCATGCACGCGCAGCGGCGCTGGGTGATGAGGCCGTGGCGTGCGAGCACCGCGCGCTCTTTGCGGCCCGGCCGCAGCCGCGCCTGATGCCCTATGCCTCCTTTTACCGCAACGGCCATCTGTTCGGCCGGGCGCTCGCGGAGTTGCGCATCGACCTGGCGCGCATGGGGATCGCGCGCAACGGCGATCCGACCGAGCCCGAGGATCATGTCGCCAATCTCAGCATGATCATGGCCGGGCTGATCGCCGGCCGCGTGGGTTCGGTGCCGGTCCGCGCCCAGGCGGCGTTCTTTGCGCGCCATATCGAGCCCTGGGCGCCGAAATTCCTCGACGATCTGGAAGCCGCCGAAGGCGCCGATTTTTATGCGGCGGTGGCGCGGTTCGGGCGGGCGTTTCTCGCGGGCGAAGCCGCGATCGGGCAGAATTCCGGACCCTGA
- a CDS encoding helix-turn-helix transcriptional regulator, producing MAEPENTAETELDDLAKKFFTTKQVASLLHVKERKIYELASAGEIPGTRALGKWLFDRQAIYKWLKSHGTDAGASTEIEPPNVVLGSHDPLLEWALRESNSGLATFLDGSLDGLERFGAGEGIANGMHVFDPASGDWNVPAIKAAAAGQPAALIEWAWRERGLIVPAGNPQGITGITDLAGMRVIPRQEKAGSQVLLQHYLDTELPGAVTLTRAARTESDAALAVFEGEADAAFGLQCVARQFRLDFVPIVRERFDLLVTRRDWFEPPLQRLMAFTRTPEFQARVAALTGYDVTGLGTVHFNGL from the coding sequence ATGGCCGAGCCCGAGAACACCGCCGAGACCGAGCTGGACGATCTGGCGAAGAAATTCTTCACCACCAAGCAGGTCGCCTCGCTGCTGCACGTGAAGGAACGCAAGATCTACGAGCTGGCCTCGGCGGGCGAGATTCCGGGCACGCGCGCGCTGGGCAAATGGCTGTTCGACCGGCAGGCGATCTACAAATGGCTGAAGAGCCACGGCACCGACGCCGGCGCCTCGACCGAAATCGAGCCGCCAAACGTGGTGCTGGGCAGCCATGACCCGCTGCTCGAATGGGCTTTGCGCGAATCCAATTCCGGCCTCGCGACGTTTCTCGACGGCAGCCTCGACGGGCTGGAACGCTTCGGCGCCGGCGAAGGCATCGCCAACGGCATGCATGTGTTCGATCCCGCAAGCGGCGACTGGAACGTGCCCGCCATCAAGGCGGCGGCCGCCGGCCAGCCTGCCGCGCTCATCGAATGGGCGTGGCGCGAACGCGGGCTGATCGTGCCCGCCGGCAACCCCCAGGGGATCACCGGCATCACGGATCTGGCGGGCATGCGGGTCATCCCGCGGCAGGAGAAGGCGGGCAGCCAGGTGCTGCTGCAGCATTATCTGGACACGGAACTCCCCGGCGCCGTCACGCTCACCCGCGCGGCAAGAACCGAAAGCGACGCGGCGCTGGCGGTCTTCGAGGGCGAGGCGGACGCGGCCTTCGGCCTGCAGTGCGTGGCGCGGCAGTTCCGGCTGGACTTCGTGCCCATCGTCCGCGAGCGTTTCGATCTTCTGGTCACGCGCCGCGACTGGTTCGAGCCGCCGCTGCAGCGGCTGATGGCCTTCACCCGCACGCCCGAGTTCCAGGCCCGCGTCGCAGCGCTGACCGGCTATGACGTCACAGGCCTGGGCACGGTGCATTTCAACGGTCTTTAG
- the fdhF gene encoding formate dehydrogenase subunit alpha: MGLIHEIDYGTPASKAEQTVTLTIDGVAVTVPEGTSVMRASAEAGIQVPKLCATDMVDAFGSCRLCLVEIEGRRGTPASCTTPVADGMVVTTQNTRLKDIRRGVMELYISDHPLDCLTCAANGDCELQDMAGAVGLRDVRYGYEGDNHVKAKAGDGENFRYMPKDESNPYFTYDPSKCIVCSRCVRACEEVQGTFALTIEGRGFGSRVSPGMHEDFLSSECVSCGACVQACPTATLQEKSVIEIGQPEHSVVTTCAYCGVGCSFKAEMRGEELVRMVPYKDGKANRGHSCVKGRFAYGYAGHKERILNPMVREKTSDPWREVSWEEAFAHVASEFRRIQYQYGRGAIGGITSSRCTNEETYLVQKLIRQGFGNNNVDTCARVCHSPTGYGLGQTFGTSAGTQDFDSVEKTDVVMIIGANPTDGHPVFASRLKKRLRAGAKLIVLDPRRTDIVRSPHIEASHHLPLRPGTNVAVLTALAHVIVTEGLFDEAFIRERCDWDEFQDWASFVAEPENSPEVVGAYAGIDPEELRGAARLYATGGNGAIYYGLGVTEHSQGSTTVMAIANLAMATGNIGREGVGVNPLRGQNNVQGACDMGSFPHELPGYRHVSGDATRELFEKLWGVTLDSEPGLRIPNMLDAAVEGSFKGIYVQGEDILQSDPDTHHVAAGLAAMECVVVHDLFLNETANHAHVFLPGSTFLEKDGTFTNAERRINRVRKVMSPKNGLADWEVTQKLAQAMGLDWAYTHPSEVMDEIALTTPSFANVSYDTLETLGSVQWPCNDAAPQGTPVMHLDGFVRGKGKFIRTEYVATDERTGPRFPLLLTTGRILSQYNVGAQTRRTDNVVWHEEDRLEIHPHDAEQRGVKDGDWLRIASRSGETTLRALITDRVSPGVVYTTFHHPTTQANVITTDFTDWATNCPEYKVTAVQIAPSNGPTDWQVEYDRQARQARRILPVIEAAE; encoded by the coding sequence ATGGGTCTGATCCACGAAATCGATTACGGCACCCCCGCTTCCAAGGCGGAGCAAACTGTCACCCTGACGATTGACGGCGTTGCCGTCACCGTGCCCGAGGGCACCTCGGTCATGCGCGCCTCGGCGGAGGCCGGCATCCAGGTGCCGAAACTCTGCGCCACCGACATGGTCGACGCCTTCGGGTCCTGCCGCCTCTGCCTGGTGGAGATCGAGGGCCGCCGCGGCACGCCCGCTTCCTGCACCACGCCGGTGGCCGACGGCATGGTGGTCACCACCCAGAACACGCGGCTGAAGGACATCCGCCGTGGGGTGATGGAGCTCTATATCTCCGACCATCCGCTCGATTGCCTGACGTGTGCTGCCAATGGCGACTGCGAGTTGCAGGACATGGCCGGCGCGGTGGGCCTGCGCGACGTACGCTACGGCTACGAGGGCGACAACCATGTGAAGGCCAAGGCGGGGGACGGTGAGAATTTCCGCTACATGCCGAAGGACGAGTCCAACCCCTATTTCACCTACGATCCCTCCAAATGCATCGTCTGCTCGCGCTGCGTGCGCGCCTGCGAAGAGGTGCAGGGCACCTTCGCGCTGACCATCGAGGGCCGCGGCTTCGGCAGCCGGGTCTCGCCGGGCATGCACGAGGACTTTCTCTCGTCGGAATGCGTCTCCTGCGGCGCCTGCGTGCAGGCCTGCCCCACGGCGACCTTGCAGGAAAAATCGGTCATCGAGATCGGCCAGCCGGAGCATTCGGTGGTCACCACCTGCGCCTATTGCGGCGTCGGCTGCTCGTTCAAGGCGGAGATGCGCGGCGAGGAGCTGGTGCGCATGGTGCCGTACAAGGACGGCAAGGCCAATCGCGGCCATTCCTGCGTCAAGGGCCGCTTCGCCTATGGCTACGCCGGGCACAAGGAGCGCATCCTCAACCCGATGGTCCGCGAGAAGACCTCCGACCCGTGGCGCGAGGTCTCCTGGGAGGAGGCCTTCGCCCATGTGGCGAGCGAATTCCGCCGCATCCAGTATCAGTATGGCCGCGGCGCCATCGGCGGCATCACCTCCTCGCGCTGCACCAACGAAGAGACCTATCTGGTGCAGAAGCTGATCCGCCAGGGGTTCGGCAACAACAATGTCGACACCTGCGCCCGCGTCTGCCATTCGCCCACCGGCTACGGTCTCGGCCAGACCTTCGGCACCTCCGCCGGCACCCAGGACTTCGACAGCGTCGAGAAGACCGACGTGGTGATGATCATCGGCGCCAATCCGACCGACGGCCATCCGGTCTTCGCTTCACGGCTGAAGAAGCGGCTGCGGGCCGGTGCAAAGCTGATCGTCCTCGATCCGCGCCGCACCGACATCGTGCGCTCGCCGCACATCGAGGCGAGCCACCATCTGCCACTGCGCCCGGGTACCAACGTCGCCGTGCTGACGGCGCTGGCTCATGTCATCGTCACCGAGGGCCTGTTCGACGAGGCCTTCATTCGCGAGCGCTGCGACTGGGACGAGTTCCAGGACTGGGCATCGTTTGTGGCGGAGCCGGAGAATTCACCCGAGGTCGTCGGCGCCTATGCCGGGATCGACCCTGAGGAGCTGCGTGGCGCCGCGCGGCTCTATGCGACCGGCGGCAACGGCGCGATCTACTACGGTCTCGGCGTCACCGAGCACAGCCAGGGCTCGACCACGGTGATGGCGATCGCCAATCTCGCCATGGCCACCGGCAACATCGGCCGCGAGGGCGTCGGCGTGAACCCGCTGCGCGGCCAGAACAACGTGCAGGGCGCCTGCGACATGGGCTCGTTCCCGCATGAGCTGCCGGGCTACCGGCACGTGTCGGGCGATGCCACCCGCGAGCTGTTCGAGAAGCTCTGGGGCGTGACGCTGGACAGCGAGCCGGGCCTGCGCATCCCCAACATGCTGGACGCCGCCGTCGAGGGCAGCTTCAAGGGCATCTATGTGCAGGGCGAGGACATTCTTCAGTCCGATCCCGACACCCACCATGTGGCGGCCGGACTGGCGGCGATGGAATGCGTCGTGGTGCATGATCTGTTCCTCAACGAGACCGCCAACCACGCGCATGTGTTCCTGCCCGGCTCGACGTTTCTGGAAAAGGACGGGACGTTCACCAACGCCGAGCGCCGCATCAACCGCGTGCGCAAGGTCATGTCGCCGAAGAATGGCCTGGCCGACTGGGAAGTCACCCAGAAGCTGGCCCAGGCCATGGGGCTCGACTGGGCTTACACCCATCCCAGCGAGGTGATGGACGAGATCGCGCTGACCACCCCGAGCTTCGCCAATGTCTCCTACGACACTCTGGAGACCTTGGGTTCGGTGCAGTGGCCGTGCAACGACGCCGCGCCGCAGGGCACGCCGGTGATGCATCTGGACGGCTTCGTGCGCGGCAAGGGCAAGTTCATCCGCACCGAATATGTGGCGACAGACGAGCGCACCGGGCCGCGCTTCCCGCTGCTGCTCACCACCGGGCGGATCCTGTCGCAATACAACGTGGGCGCGCAGACCCGGCGTACCGACAATGTGGTGTGGCACGAGGAGGACCGGCTGGAGATCCATCCGCATGACGCCGAACAGCGCGGCGTCAAGGACGGCGACTGGCTGAGGATTGCCAGCCGCTCCGGCGAGACCACGTTGCGCGCGCTGATCACCGACCGGGTGTCGCCGGGTGTGGTCTACACAACGTTTCACCACCCCACGACCCAGGCCAATGTGATCACCACGGACTTCACCGACTGGGCCACCAACTGTCCGGAATACAAGGTGACCGCTGTGCAGATCGCACCGTCGAACGGACCCACCGACTGGCAGGTGGAATACGACCGGCAGGCGCGCCAGGCCCGCCGCATTCTGCCGGTCATCGAGGCTGCCGAATGA